CCCAGTACATCGCCATCGGGATGCTGGTGAAGCCGTTGGCCGGCCCCTCCAGCACGTGCATCACGGTGCCCATCACGAGCACCACCATCAGCACGAAGGACAGGAACACCGCGATCTTGCGCGCGCTCGCCCGCAGCGCCTCGGCCAGCATCGCCGTCTCGCTGAGGAAGGCGGTGAGCCGGAAGATGCGGAACACGCGCAGCAGCCGCAGCACGCGCACGTCGATCAACAGGTGCGCCTCGGGCACCACCGCGGCCAGGTAGGTGGGCAGCAGGGCCAGCAGGTCGATGACGCCGTAGAAGCTGGTGACGTAGCGCAGCGGCCGCTGCACGCTGGCCAGCCGCGCCAGGTACTCCAGCGTGAAGAGCGCGGTGAACCCCCACTCCGCCGCGGCCAGCAGCCGGCCGTGGCGCTGCGCCAGCGGCTGCACGCTGTCGACCATCACCACCGCGATGCTGGCGAGGATGGCGACGATGACGGCGATGTCGAAGGCCAGCCCGGCCCGCGTGTCGGCCTCGAAGATGACGGTGTGCAGCCGCCGTCGCCAGCCTGCCGGCGGGCAGCCGAAGCGCTCGCTGTCGCTGGCCAGCGGCGGCCGCGGGCGGTCGTCGGCGAAGCGGGTCAGGCCCTTGCGGCGCAGGACGGGCCGCTCGCCCGCCTCAAGGGGCATCGGGCCCGCGCACGGCGAGCAGCCGGGCGGCCGGTCCCGCGCCGGGCGGCTCGCGGCGCAGCCACCACACCGCGCCCTTGTCGACCTCCCAGTACTGCGCCTGGCCGCCGAGCAGGGTGGCCGCGACCCGGCCCAGGGTGGGCTGGTGGCCGACCACCACCACCGTGCGGCCGGCGTTCGGCCAGCGCGCGGCCTGCAGCACCGCGTCCACCGCCGCGTCCGGCGCCAGCGCCTGCACGGTGTCGTAGGGGCGGCCGAGCGCCTGCACGGTCTGCTGGGTGCGGCGCGCCGGGCTGGCGATCAGGCGGGCGTCGGCGGGCAGCCGTTCGGCCAGCCAGTCGGCCATCAGCCGGGCCTGGCGCTCGCCGCGCTCGGTCAGGGCCCGCGACAGGTCGTCCTGTCCGGGTCGGGCATCGTGCGCCTCGGCATGGCGCCAGAGCAGAAGGTCCATGGCATCACATCGGCAAAAAGGGGGCCGGCACGTGCCGGCCCGGGCGCCGATGCTAGCCGCGGGCCGCGCCGTGTCGGCGTGCGGCCCCGGCGTTCACAAGGGAAGGCCGACGTAGTTCTCGGCCACCACCTTCTGCATGGCCTCCGACTGGCACAGGTAGTCCAGCTCGGCGGTCTGCATCTTGAAACCGAACTCGCCGTTCTCCGGGAAGCGGTGCATGAGCGAGGTGAACCACCAGGAGAAGCGCTCGGCCTTCCACACCCGGCGCAGGCAGCGCGCCGAGTAGCCGTCGATGCCCGCGGGGTCGCCGCGGTAGTAGGCCTGCAACGCCTCGGCCAGCATGCCGACGTCGCCGGCGGCCAGGTTCAGGCCCTTGGCGCCGGTGGGCGGCACGATGTGGGCCGAGTCGCCGGCGAGGAACAGCCGGCCGAAGCGCATCGGCTCGGCGACGAAGCTGCGCAGCGGCGCGATGCTCTTCTCGAAGGACGGGCCGGTGATCAGCCGCTCGGCCACGTGGGGCGGCAGCCGGCGCTTGAACTCGGCCCAGAAGGCGTCGTCGGGCCACTGCTCGACCTTGTCGTCCAGCGAGCACTGCACGTAGCAGCGCACGCGGGTGCTGGAGCGCATGCTGGACAGCGCGAAGCCACGCTCGCTGTTGGCGTAGATCAGCTCGTGCTCCACCGGCGGCACGTCGGCCAGGATGCCCAGCCAGCCGAAGGGGTAGACACGTTCGTAGGTCTTGAGCACGTCCTGCGGCACGCTGGCCCGGCAGACGCCGTGGTAGCCGTCGCAGCCGGCGATGAAGTCGGCGCGCACCTCGTGCGGCCGGCCGTCCAGCGTGAAGGTGACACGCGGCGACGTGCCGTCGAGGTCGTGCACCGCCACGTCGCCCGCCTCGTAGACGGTGACCAGGCCCTCGGCCCGGCGGGCGTCCATCAGGTCGCGGGTGACCTCGGTCTGGCCGTAGACGGTGACGTGCTTGCCGGTCAGCGCCTTCAGGTCGATGCGCTGCATGCGGTCGCCGAAGCTGAGGTTCACGCCGTCGTGCGGCAGCCCTTCGGCGTGCAGCCGGTCGGCAACGCCGGCCTGCTCCAGCAGGTCCACGGTCACCTGCTCCAGCACCCCGGCGCGGATGCGGCCGAGCACGTAGTCGGCGCTGCGCTGCTCGATGACCACGGTGTCGATGCCCGCCTTGTGGAGCAGCTGCCCGAGCAGCAGGCCGGACGGGCCGGCGCCGACGATGGCGACCTGGGTGCGTTGCGGAATGGTCATGCGGATCTCCTCTGGGTCTGGAAGGTCGGGGGTCACAGCAGCTGGCGCAGCCGTGCCTGGGCCAGCTGCAGCGGCGGCAGCGCGCTGGCGAGCAGGTCGTCCATGGTCATGCGGGCGGCGTGCACGCTGATGTTCAGCGCCGCCGCCACCTCGCCGCGGTGGTCGATGAGCGGCACCGACACCGTGCGCAGGCCGAGCTCCAGCTCCTGGTCGACGCAGGCGTGGCCGTCGGCGCGCGCCCGGGCGACCGCGGCGGCCAGCCGCGCGGGGTCGGTGCAGGTGAAGGGCGTGAGCGACTGCAGCCGCTGGCGGGCCACCCACGCTTCCACCTCGGCCTGCGGCCGCCCGGCCAGCAGCACCCGTCCGTTGGAGGTGCAGTAGGCCGGCACCCGGGTGCCGGGCTGCAGGGTGGCGGAGACGTTGCGCCCACCGTTGGTGGCGGCGATGCACAGCACGTCGTTGCCGTCCAGCACGCCGGCCGACGACGCCTCCTTCAGCGTCAGCGACAGCTGGTGCAGCTCGGGCTGCACGATGCGCGGCAGCCGGGCCGAGTGCATGTAGCTCTGCGACAGCCGCAGCACCTTCGCGGTGAGGGCGAACATCTTGCGGTCCTGGCTGACGAAGCCGAGGTGCTGCAGCGTGATCAGGTAGCGCCGGGCGGCGGCACGGGTCAGGCCGGTGCGGTCCGCCACCTCGGCGATGGTCAGCCGCGGCCGCTCCTGGTCGAAGGCCTCGATCACCGCCAGGCCCTTCTCCAGCCCGGCCACCCGGTCGCGCTGCAGCGGCGCTGCGGCCGCGCCGGCGTCCGCGGCGGGCGGGGAGTGGGGGTCGTCGGCCAGGGCCATGGGGCGTGGGGCGGGCGGTCGCGGGAGGCGGGGGTTGGGCGGGGGATGGAAGGCAGGGCGGGCCCGAGCGGCACCGTCACCCTCACGGTGATGGCAATTTAGCGACGCCCCGGCATTCGGTCATCGCAGGAAACGCAGCAATCGTTCGCTATTCGCACACTTGTGGGCGGGGACAGGGGGCTCGCGGGGGCGCCGACCGCGCCCGTGGCGACCCGCGGCCGGGGCGCCGGCTCAAGTCCCTGCCCCGGCTGCCGAAGATGGCGAGGTCGGCTCTCCCTCGGGGCCGGGACACCGCCCACACCATGAGCGTCACCATCGACGTCAGCGACCTGCGCATCGGCATGTTCATCCACCTCGACCTGAGCTGGATGTCGCATCCCTTCCCGCTGGGCAGCTTCAAGATCAGCACCGAGGAGCAGATCGCCACCATCCGCTCGCTGGGGCTCAAGCGCCTGCGCTGGAGCCCGGAAAAGAGCGACCTGCCCGCGCCGGTGCAGGCCGTGGTCGACCAGGCCGCCGAGGTGCTGACCGCGCCGGCCTTCACCGAAGCTGAGGAGGCCGCCCAGGCCGAGGCCCGCGCCCGCCGCGAGGCGCTGGCCGCGCAGCGCGAGGCGCAGGCGCAGTGCGAGCGCCAGTACGGCGAGGCTAGCCGCGCCTGGAAGCAGATGGCCGACCTGGTGCCGCGCGAGCCGGCCGCCGCCCGCGAGCAGGCGCAGGCGCTGAGCCGCGCCCTGCTCGACAAGATGCTCGGCGAACGCGAGCTGTGCGTGCGCCTGCTGACCGAAGGCGCCGGCGAACGCGCCACCGCGCATGCGCTGAACGTCGGCGTGGTGGCCATGCTGATGGGCAAGCTCTTCGCGCTGACCGAGGAGGAGATGCTCGACCTGGGCACCGGCGCGCTGCTGCACGACATCGGCAAGCTCGACATCCCCGACCGGCTGCGCCATTCTGACCCGCACCACACCGCGGCCGAGCAGTCGGTGTACCGCGAGCACGTGGCGCTGGGCGTCGCACACGGCAAGAAGATGGGGCTGACGCCCGGCGCGCTGCTGGTCATCGGCCAGCACCACGAGCAGGCCGACGGCACCGGCTTCCCGCTCAAGCTGAACATCGACCGCATGTCGGCGGCGGCGCGCATCGTGTCGCTGGTCAACCGCTACGACAACCTCTGCAACCCGCACGCCATCGGCCACTCGCTGACGCCGCACGAGGCGCTGTCGCTGATGTTCAGCCAGGGCCAGAAGAAGTTCGACGCCACCATGCTCAACGCC
The sequence above is a segment of the Aquabacterium sp. J223 genome. Coding sequences within it:
- a CDS encoding ion transporter, with the translated sequence MPLEAGERPVLRRKGLTRFADDRPRPPLASDSERFGCPPAGWRRRLHTVIFEADTRAGLAFDIAVIVAILASIAVVMVDSVQPLAQRHGRLLAAAEWGFTALFTLEYLARLASVQRPLRYVTSFYGVIDLLALLPTYLAAVVPEAHLLIDVRVLRLLRVFRIFRLTAFLSETAMLAEALRASARKIAVFLSFVLMVVLVMGTVMHVLEGPANGFTSIPMAMYWAVTTMTTVGYGDITPKTEVGRLIASVMMLLGWGVLAVPTGIVTAEMTLARRHNSRARRCPACDTAAATDTARHCHQCGARLPAFGRRTA
- a CDS encoding histidine phosphatase family protein, yielding MDLLLWRHAEAHDARPGQDDLSRALTERGERQARLMADWLAERLPADARLIASPARRTQQTVQALGRPYDTVQALAPDAAVDAVLQAARWPNAGRTVVVVGHQPTLGRVAATLLGGQAQYWEVDKGAVWWLRREPPGAGPAARLLAVRGPDAP
- the pobA gene encoding 4-hydroxybenzoate 3-monooxygenase, with the protein product MTIPQRTQVAIVGAGPSGLLLGQLLHKAGIDTVVIEQRSADYVLGRIRAGVLEQVTVDLLEQAGVADRLHAEGLPHDGVNLSFGDRMQRIDLKALTGKHVTVYGQTEVTRDLMDARRAEGLVTVYEAGDVAVHDLDGTSPRVTFTLDGRPHEVRADFIAGCDGYHGVCRASVPQDVLKTYERVYPFGWLGILADVPPVEHELIYANSERGFALSSMRSSTRVRCYVQCSLDDKVEQWPDDAFWAEFKRRLPPHVAERLITGPSFEKSIAPLRSFVAEPMRFGRLFLAGDSAHIVPPTGAKGLNLAAGDVGMLAEALQAYYRGDPAGIDGYSARCLRRVWKAERFSWWFTSLMHRFPENGEFGFKMQTAELDYLCQSEAMQKVVAENYVGLPL
- a CDS encoding IclR family transcriptional regulator C-terminal domain-containing protein, which gives rise to MALADDPHSPPAADAGAAAAPLQRDRVAGLEKGLAVIEAFDQERPRLTIAEVADRTGLTRAAARRYLITLQHLGFVSQDRKMFALTAKVLRLSQSYMHSARLPRIVQPELHQLSLTLKEASSAGVLDGNDVLCIAATNGGRNVSATLQPGTRVPAYCTSNGRVLLAGRPQAEVEAWVARQRLQSLTPFTCTDPARLAAAVARARADGHACVDQELELGLRTVSVPLIDHRGEVAAALNISVHAARMTMDDLLASALPPLQLAQARLRQLL
- a CDS encoding HD-GYP domain-containing protein, with product MSVTIDVSDLRIGMFIHLDLSWMSHPFPLGSFKISTEEQIATIRSLGLKRLRWSPEKSDLPAPVQAVVDQAAEVLTAPAFTEAEEAAQAEARARREALAAQREAQAQCERQYGEASRAWKQMADLVPREPAAAREQAQALSRALLDKMLGERELCVRLLTEGAGERATAHALNVGVVAMLMGKLFALTEEEMLDLGTGALLHDIGKLDIPDRLRHSDPHHTAAEQSVYREHVALGVAHGKKMGLTPGALLVIGQHHEQADGTGFPLKLNIDRMSAAARIVSLVNRYDNLCNPHAIGHSLTPHEALSLMFSQGQKKFDATMLNAFIRMMGVYPPGSVVQLTDDRYAMVVTVNSSRPLKPRVLVHDAKVPRDEALLLDLETQTALGIRRSLKAAQLPAAARDYLQPGSRIAYFFEPHQPVREPEEAPAP